Part of the Spinacia oleracea cultivar Varoflay chromosome 5, BTI_SOV_V1, whole genome shotgun sequence genome, CttcttttttattgtttatCATCTTTTTACAAGTTCACTAACAAAGCTATGTAGTCCAACAAAAGTCCAATATGAGACTTGGCATCTGCATCAATGCATACACATTACACAACCATAGTATGCTTCCGAACCAGAATAACTCTCATAATTGTTCTTATAGATTCCTATTTCTCTCATAATTGTTCATCAGAATCAGACATCTCTACTTGCAGTGACCAGTTCAATTCATCTTTAAACCAACCTAATGTTGGGTAATAACAAAGCTAACCGGCTCCATTCGTCCTAATACCTACCTAATGTCGGGTAATACCAAACATAACCAGCCATTATTTCAAGGGAGGAGAATAGAAGCAGTTCAAATCAGTTGAAGAACAGGGGGTTATGCATGGACAGTTCTACCGTAGAGAACAAGCATGAACAAAAGGTGAAAATTTTTGGTTAGCTCGAAGTTTTCAAAGTCGAGAGAAAAGACAGGTTATAAGAAGCAAAAGAAAAGAATCTTCTTCAGTATTCACCATGCAATCAACATAGACAGATCAGTTCATCACTGAAACAGGAAGAAACCAGAGGAACATGATGAGCACTCTCCATACAAGCAGAATCTATTCCACTACACTCTTCTCTGTAAGCTATGGCCTATGGTTCTTGATCCAAAGGCACATAAAAACACAAGTCAAGGAAGCTCAACTCATACAACCAGATAGCTCACCAAGTCACCGTTACCAATTGACCATCCTGAAATATAATTTCTCAaatacctcaggaacttcaaaccCTCAGCACCCGTTATACAAATTTTTTTTGTTCGATCCTTATAAGTTTTACAGCATCATTGAATGATCTTGATTGAGATCACCTCACATATCgcgccaacaaataatcccacaTTGTTGAGTTGTTCTCAGCATATAACAATGAGTAAGAGAAGAATATGCACATTATAAGTTCGAAAACATAACCAGCCATTATGCACGGACAGTTCGAGAACAAGCATGAAAACTTTAGGTCACACTCACTTAATCAGAAAATACAAACAAAAAACTGTGATGATTATAAGTTTATTTGCTTCACTTCCATAACTGAAGTAGAACAGACGAACGGTAATGTCATATCACCCAGTTAACACCCCTTAACGTACAGATCAGAGACATGGAACCAACAGAAACAGTATTAATGCAGATGATTGGTATAGAGTAACAAACAAAAGATGAAGAATTTAGTTGAGCACGGAGTTTTCAAAGTCGAGCGAAAAGACAGGTTATAAGAAGCAAAAGAAAAGGgttataaaaagaaaaagaaaagtatCTTCTTCAGTATTCACCATACAATAACATAGATGGATCAGTTCATAAAAGTTCACTGGAACAGGAAGAAACTAGAGGAACATGATGAGCACTCTCCCTACAAGCAGAATCTATTCTACAGTCTACACTCTTCTCTGCAACTCTGTAAGCTATGGTACTTGACCCAAAGGCACATAGAAATACAACTCAAGTAAGAGGAACTCATGTAACCAGAATACCAGATAGCTCACCAAGTTACCATTACTAATTGACCATCCTGAAATATAATTTCTCCAATATCTCAGGAACTTCAAACCCTCACCACCCGTTATACTACTTTTTGTTAGATCCTTATAAAATTTCACAGCATCATTGATGATCTTGATTGAGATCACCTCACATATCGCGCCAACAAATAATCGCACAATGTTCAGTTGTTCTCGGCTATAACAATGAGTAAGAGAATACAATGCACATTGCACAACACACAGATTCACAGCATCATTGTTTTCATATACTCTGATGACAAACAACTAAACACAAAGGCTAAACACAATTCAAATGGTCACTTAATCTAATCCATGTTCTTCCAATGACAATTGCAAAAAGGATTCAACATCACAAGAAACCCAATTTCAATTGCTCCAACAAAATTGAACTATATATACAGAACTGCATAATCACTTACTGCATTCAATTGCAATTCCAACAAAATTGAACTAAATATACAGAACTGCATAATGACTTACTGCATATTTCAAATGAACATGTGTGTGCTTCAAGCTTATCAAACTCCCCCTTGAAGACAGCTCATCTCTGAAAATCATAGAGAACAAATTCAACTCAGATACTacaattgaattaaattgaacAACTTCCAAATCAATTATAAACATTACAGTTCATAAATTAACCAAAACAGAAGACAATTAACATACCATTGAGCTTGGAACTACAGATTTTCGATCAATCAATTGCGCAATTCACCAACAAAGAGATATCAGCGACAACCATTAGAGATAAACACGGAATTGAATCTAAAATTTTCATCTCATATTTCATAAATGATTATCTTAAACACTACAGCTAAATAACATTCTCagatttaaataaaaacatCTAAAAAGGTAAAATTAAAGAAAGAGGAACTCCAACTTCCATGTATATATGGGCGCTAATAACTCGTCTCAACATTACACCCACTAAAACATCGGAACATATACAGAAACTATTCATCCCAATCAAACCCTACAGACAACCCACCACATCCCAAAACTATCTAAAAACACAATCAAAAATCATCATTTCTTCCCTCTCTTGGGCATTGTTCTCTTCGCCGGAGACTTCACACTCTTCGGCTTAACACTCTTCACTGCGGCAGCCTTCTTAGCCGGAGCAGCGGCCTTCTTTGCAGGAGTAGCCTTCTTAGCAGGAGCAGGAGCCGCCTTCTTAGATGGAGTTGATTTCGCTGCTGTCTTCGCAACCTTAGCCGGCTTCTCCTTCGGCTTCACAGCAGCCACAGCTTTCCTCTTAGAACCAGCTCTTGATCTAGAAGGAGCAGCAGCCACCACTGCCTTGGCTTTGGCAGCTGGCTTAGCTTTGGCCTTAGGCTTCGGCTTGGCTTCAGCTGCTTTAGGCTTAGCAACAACAGCTTTTGCCTTAGCTTTCGGCTTGGCAGCTACAGCTTTCGGCTTAGCAGCAGGGGCTTTCTTCTTCGCAGCAGCAGGGGCTTTCTTCTTCGCAGCAGGGGCCTTTGACTTAACAGCAGCGGTCTTTGACTTCTTGGCTGGAGCAGCCTCAGCTTTGGGAGCTGCAGAACGAGTAGGAGGAAGCTTGTAGGATCCCTTGACCTTAACAAAACGACCAGAAGCAACGAATTTCCTCAAGTTAACAAGAAGAAGCTTCCTGAACGTCGGTGGAAGATTCTTATGTTTCTCCTCAATGAATTTCTGAATCGCCTTCTGACTTGAACCGTTCCTCTCCTTCAACGTGGAAATCGCCTCACTCATCATCTGAAttccaaatagaaaattcaattcaatcaatcaACCAATCGAAAAACCtaaaaaatctaaaaattatCAGTGTAGAATTCAAACATTCAGCATTTCAGCAGCATTTCTCAGATTATCGTACCTCGTAGTAAGTAGGATGAGTAGAAGCTTTCCTCGCCTTCTTAGGACCAGTCACAGCTTTCTTCGGCTTAGTCTCCTTCACTTTCTTCGCCTTTCCGGCGACCTCTTCAGCGGCGGGAGTCGTCTCCACCGGAGCTTCCTCCACTGCCGGAACAGAAGCAACCTCTTGCTCCACCGGTGCTGCAACAATTGGTTCCTCAGTCGCCGCCATTACTACAACAAATCGAAGCTGAAATCTAGGGTTCGAAAATCaaggaaagagagagaaaactatCTGTCGGAATTGAAGGGTCGACGGTTAAGATCTAGGAGGAGGGTGGTGTTGGTTATGAGCGAAGATGAACGTTAATCTCAGGGCATTTAAATAGTCAGAAATGTACGTGAACAAAATCCCAAAAGGTGAGCTCTGATTGGTCGAGAGGACCCTCACACGGATCGCTGtctctttttttaattttaattattaatcgtTGGATGGTATTTTATCAACGGTTTATAACTATCAGCGGTGTATTGTGAAGGATTGAGGGGGGGAAGCTAGTGGGAATTTTTGATGGGTTGCTTACCAAATGAGGGTTTCAAGAGTGTGTTTCTTACTCTGAATTATGTGGGTGTATCTTGAGTTATTATTGATGAATTCTTGTGATGTTTGGTTTTTTGGGTAGGGAATTATCTCAGCTTTCATATGAGTGGCTACTCGCGTCTTGATGTGGAGCGGTTATGGAGATATCTGTGTCGGAATCAACGGTGGTCATGATTGAGGTTTTGATAGAGTTTGTCGCACTTCTGATGGATTTTACAGAAATGTTTGGAAGCAAACATGGTTTTTTTTGCTTGGATGTGTTGTAGGATAACTGGGGAGCGTAACAGATCGAGAATCGGGGAAAATGGATGTGTTTTGGGGGGTGAAATGTCTGTTGGAAGACCGATGAAGATGAACACGCGTAATAGAAGTGTTGGATTGAGCGTTACAAGTGTGATTATCATTTTGTTATTAAAAGTGATCGAATGTATTAATGAAAATTTAATGTTCAACTTTAAAAGTACTCGTTATTCTGTAAGCACGGACTTTTAATTGAACTTCTATACAAAGTATCATGTATGCTACAACGGTTTAGTAAATAATACATTTTCACGTGGACTAGTTATATTGGATTCTCCGATTGACACGTTTAACACAAATATACTGTGTTATcactcatttcatttattgGAGTAACGTAAAACATTGAAAATTGATTTCATTTATAATATGATTATCAATATTAATACACTTTTGAAATTCGAAAAATCGTGTACATACTATACATGATATGCACAAGCTTAGATTTAGAACATGTTTTGCAAGATATGTAGTACCAAATTGGCATGTTGATATTATATGACCGATGTTGTTGTGTTTCTATTATCATCTTGTCAGGTCATTCATATACCAGAGATATATAGTGCACAAAATATTGAATTGGCAAAGTCTTTTATACTTTGATGTTATTTGATCaatcaattcaataactttTGAACCTAAAGTTTCATTTAAATGAAAAAATCAAGTTTACATGGTATTGTACAAAAAAATGTGTTTCATTTCAATGTATAGTGTCATCTAACTTAGATTTTCATGAACACATCATACTATTACAATATATTTCACAACCACAAAAATTCAAGAATGCACATAAAAAGTGACACATGATAAGAAATAGTGTTCAAACAAAGTCAAGAACCTGAATATATATTGGTTGTTTGACATGTTTGACATTCTAAATG contains:
- the LOC110784008 gene encoding histone H1 — translated: MAATEEPIVAAPVEQEVASVPAVEEAPVETTPAAEEVAGKAKKVKETKPKKAVTGPKKARKASTHPTYYEMMSEAISTLKERNGSSQKAIQKFIEEKHKNLPPTFRKLLLVNLRKFVASGRFVKVKGSYKLPPTRSAAPKAEAAPAKKSKTAAVKSKAPAAKKKAPAAAKKKAPAAKPKAVAAKPKAKAKAVVAKPKAAEAKPKPKAKAKPAAKAKAVVAAAPSRSRAGSKRKAVAAVKPKEKPAKVAKTAAKSTPSKKAAPAPAKKATPAKKAAAPAKKAAAVKSVKPKSVKSPAKRTMPKRGKK